The following coding sequences lie in one Cyanobacterium sp. Dongsha4 genomic window:
- a CDS encoding divergent PAP2 family protein, giving the protein MEVLRDIFSNKLLVIPLLACFLAQIIKVSVDTIANQKFSFRYIVSTGGMPSAHSALVGALATGTGQILGWSSPEFAIATIFAVIVMYDAAGVRQAAGKQARILNQIMDEFLRHEDFNEERLKELLGHTPFQVLVGLLLGILSSLFLLPLFSK; this is encoded by the coding sequence ATGGAAGTATTAAGGGATATATTTTCTAATAAACTTTTAGTTATCCCCTTATTAGCCTGTTTTTTGGCTCAAATTATTAAGGTTTCTGTGGATACTATTGCTAATCAGAAATTTAGTTTTCGCTATATCGTAAGTACAGGGGGAATGCCTAGTGCTCATTCTGCTTTAGTGGGTGCATTGGCTACAGGTACAGGACAAATTTTAGGTTGGTCATCTCCAGAATTTGCGATCGCAACTATTTTTGCGGTAATAGTTATGTATGATGCGGCAGGAGTTAGACAAGCGGCGGGAAAACAAGCGAGAATTTTAAATCAAATTATGGATGAATTTTTGCGTCATGAGGACTTTAACGAAGAAAGATTAAAAGAATTATTAGGGCATACTCCTTTTCAAGTTTTAGTAGGCTTGTTATTGGGGATATTAAGTTCTTTATTTTTACTTCCTTTATTCTCTAAATAA
- a CDS encoding slr1659 superfamily regulator: MQDQKIQGEDYLVEFNADNWAVTFKGELSLSGPQEYSPIKDLLESVADNDPENMTINLKELHFLNSSGISMLSKFVISLRKKKKLQLIILGSEQIPWQKKSLKNLQKFLPGLKLEIN, encoded by the coding sequence ATGCAAGATCAAAAAATTCAAGGAGAAGATTATTTAGTAGAGTTTAACGCTGATAATTGGGCAGTTACATTCAAAGGAGAATTGAGTTTAAGTGGTCCTCAAGAATATTCCCCCATTAAAGATTTGCTAGAATCAGTCGCAGATAATGACCCAGAAAATATGACAATTAATCTCAAAGAGCTACATTTTTTAAACAGTTCTGGTATTAGTATGTTGTCAAAATTCGTAATTAGTTTGAGAAAAAAAAAGAAATTACAATTAATTATTTTAGGATCAGAGCAGATTCCTTGGCAAAAAAAATCTCTAAAAAATTTACAGAAGTTTCTACCAGGTTTAAAGTTGGAAATAAACTAA
- a CDS encoding DUF6272 family protein: MQYHRIKIGHRMQTFGNFIDKFPPEQDSLELTFTPTSIPLKKRWRNNRLSAYFIADYFTTFLPLDDSQIEEQKRIQESKSAVSYVANELLENAMKYNYEEAHSQIKFGVHFLQNSSLIAVVFASNSVTINNQKKLENFINKLQNNDPENLYIEHLEKNALEEEQCSGLGILTIINDYNGEVGWKFEKMSSQNHKSFFLVTTMVQIEV, translated from the coding sequence ATGCAATATCATAGAATTAAAATTGGTCATAGAATGCAAACTTTTGGTAACTTTATTGATAAATTTCCTCCAGAACAAGATTCCCTAGAATTAACTTTTACACCTACTTCTATTCCTCTTAAAAAACGTTGGCGTAATAATCGCTTATCTGCTTATTTTATTGCAGATTATTTTACTACTTTTTTACCCTTAGATGATAGCCAAATAGAGGAACAAAAACGCATTCAAGAAAGTAAATCTGCAGTTTCTTATGTAGCTAATGAACTTTTAGAAAATGCAATGAAATATAATTACGAGGAAGCACATTCCCAAATAAAATTTGGAGTTCACTTTCTGCAAAATAGTAGTTTAATAGCTGTTGTTTTTGCCAGTAATAGTGTTACTATTAATAATCAAAAAAAATTAGAAAATTTTATTAATAAACTGCAAAATAATGACCCAGAAAATTTGTATATAGAACACTTAGAAAAAAATGCCTTAGAAGAAGAACAGTGTTCTGGTTTGGGAATTTTAACTATTATTAATGATTATAACGGGGAAGTCGGTTGGAAGTTTGAAAAAATGTCTTCTCAAAACCATAAAAGTTTTTTTCTAGTCACTACAATGGTACAGATAGAGGTTTAA
- the ctpB gene encoding carboxyl-terminal processing protease CtpB: MNQSGNESSRKKHPLLKSFLASFAIGGFLTSSIPQQARAEMVDSPKVVVDEVWQIINNEFVDRNFNRIDWIKKREELLEKNYSSKKQAYRAINQALKELGDPYTRFLPPEQFETLTSQTSGEVSGVGIRIAIDPRTQDLYIIETIRQSPAEESGLQRGDRIVRIDGKPTALMDLDQASEALKGELGTDVNLEIARRGKPAFNVSVTRAQFEVPSVDFAMKREGELNIGYIKLEEFSSHAAEQMQKAIRELNQQKAQGFVLDLRGNPGGLLFASVDIARMWMSQGEIVDIVDRQGGHQTFSADNSAITDLPLVVLVDGDSASASEILAGALKENSRATLVGTNTFGKGTVQSVHSLSDGSGLAVTISRYYPPSGTNINKKGIAPDIVQALTREEQYLLSQDPSLIATKADSQYSKAIAILRTVGKLNHNNNSYGSILK, translated from the coding sequence ATGAATCAGTCAGGTAACGAATCTAGCAGAAAAAAACACCCCCTTTTAAAGTCGTTTCTCGCTTCTTTTGCCATTGGTGGGTTTTTAACCTCTTCTATTCCTCAACAAGCCCGTGCGGAAATGGTGGATAGCCCTAAAGTAGTGGTAGATGAGGTGTGGCAAATTATTAATAATGAATTTGTCGATCGCAATTTTAATCGGATTGATTGGATTAAGAAAAGAGAAGAATTATTAGAAAAGAATTATAGTAGTAAAAAACAAGCCTATCGTGCCATTAACCAAGCCTTAAAAGAATTAGGTGATCCCTATACTCGGTTTTTGCCTCCCGAACAATTTGAAACTCTTACCAGTCAGACATCGGGAGAAGTATCAGGGGTAGGTATTCGTATTGCTATTGATCCTCGTACCCAAGATTTATATATTATTGAAACTATTCGTCAATCTCCTGCAGAAGAATCAGGTTTACAAAGAGGCGATCGCATCGTCAGAATAGATGGAAAACCAACGGCTTTAATGGATTTAGATCAAGCCTCAGAAGCCCTGAAAGGAGAATTAGGAACAGATGTAAACCTAGAAATAGCCAGAAGAGGAAAACCTGCCTTTAATGTAAGCGTCACTCGCGCCCAATTTGAAGTTCCTTCCGTAGATTTTGCCATGAAAAGAGAAGGAGAATTGAATATTGGTTATATCAAACTAGAAGAATTTAGTTCTCATGCCGCCGAACAAATGCAAAAAGCCATCAGAGAATTAAATCAACAAAAAGCCCAAGGTTTTGTCTTAGACTTACGGGGTAATCCGGGGGGATTATTATTTGCCAGTGTGGATATTGCCAGAATGTGGATGTCTCAAGGAGAAATTGTAGATATAGTTGACCGCCAAGGAGGACATCAAACTTTTTCTGCAGATAATTCCGCCATTACTGATTTACCCTTAGTGGTTTTAGTCGATGGTGATTCTGCTAGTGCTAGTGAAATTTTGGCAGGGGCATTAAAAGAAAATAGTCGAGCTACTCTTGTAGGTACAAACACTTTCGGTAAGGGTACAGTTCAATCAGTTCATTCCCTTTCAGATGGTTCAGGGTTAGCTGTGACAATTTCCCGTTATTACCCCCCTAGTGGCACAAACATCAACAAAAAAGGTATTGCGCCCGATATTGTTCAAGCCTTAACCAGAGAAGAACAGTATTTATTAAGTCAAGACCCATCATTAATCGCTACTAAAGCTGATTCTCAATACTCAAAAGCGATCGCAATCTTACGCACAGTGGGTAAGTTAAATCATAACAATAATAGTTATGGCAGTATTTTAAAATAA
- the apcB gene encoding allophycocyanin subunit beta: MLVDAVTSLIKNYDVTGRYLDRNALDSLKSYFQSGTTRIKLATMINGNSPDIVKNASRQLFEEVPELIRAGGNAYTTRRYSACLRDMDYYLRYASYALVAGDNAILDERVLQGLKETYNSLGVPVGPTVRGIQIMKEMIKDMAFQAGMDDVNLVDAPFDHLTRELSDISV; encoded by the coding sequence ATGTTAGTTGATGCTGTCACCAGTTTAATCAAAAACTATGATGTTACGGGGCGCTATTTAGATCGTAATGCCCTAGATTCTTTAAAATCCTATTTTCAGTCTGGCACTACCAGAATTAAACTTGCTACGATGATTAACGGTAATTCTCCCGACATCGTTAAAAATGCTTCTCGTCAATTATTTGAAGAAGTACCCGAATTAATCCGTGCTGGTGGTAATGCTTATACTACTCGTCGTTATTCGGCTTGTTTAAGAGATATGGACTATTATCTTCGCTATGCTAGTTATGCTTTAGTGGCAGGAGATAACGCTATTTTAGATGAGCGTGTTTTACAGGGTTTAAAGGAAACCTATAACTCTTTAGGTGTACCTGTTGGCCCCACTGTGCGCGGTATTCAAATCATGAAAGAAATGATTAAGGATATGGCATTTCAAGCGGGAATGGATGATGTTAATTTAGTGGATGCTCCTTTTGACCATCTTACTCGTGAGTTAAGTGATATTTCTGTTTAG
- a CDS encoding asparaginase: MTKLKRPSYPRLEIHLLREGIVESIHQAEVVVADDRGRVLAVAGDAETFSFMRSAMKPFQALAVTSTGVIERFDLDDQDLAIICSSHQGTIEQARQVFNILWRADIEPSFLKCPIPAGKNSALQHNCSGKHAGMLATCKQRNWNLDTYYYKSNPIQELILHKIAELLSIPADEIMSARDDCGVPTYALELSQMATLYAKLANGNSIDLERIVRAMTNHPTMVAGEGAFDTELMNLTDGMLVSKSGAEGIQCVGNIGQNMGLAIKVLDGAKRAKYATAIHVLKQMGWITPTVAENLGEMFLRIDDYRRLEVAGELTLL, from the coding sequence ATGACTAAATTAAAACGCCCTAGCTACCCCCGCTTAGAAATACATCTCCTCAGAGAAGGAATTGTCGAATCAATACATCAAGCTGAGGTTGTAGTTGCTGATGATCGAGGAAGAGTTCTTGCAGTGGCTGGGGATGCAGAAACATTCTCTTTTATGCGTTCAGCAATGAAACCCTTTCAGGCTCTTGCTGTTACTAGCACAGGAGTTATTGAGCGTTTTGATTTAGATGATCAGGATTTGGCTATTATTTGTAGTTCTCATCAGGGTACGATTGAACAAGCTAGGCAAGTTTTTAATATACTTTGGCGTGCGGATATTGAGCCTAGTTTTTTGAAATGTCCTATTCCTGCGGGAAAAAATAGTGCTTTACAACATAATTGTTCAGGAAAACACGCTGGAATGTTAGCTACTTGTAAGCAGAGAAACTGGAATTTAGACACCTATTACTACAAGTCTAATCCGATTCAAGAGTTAATATTACATAAAATTGCGGAATTATTGTCTATTCCTGCCGATGAGATTATGAGTGCTAGAGATGATTGCGGTGTACCCACCTATGCTTTAGAATTATCACAAATGGCCACTCTTTACGCTAAGTTAGCAAATGGCAATAGTATTGATTTAGAGCGAATTGTAAGAGCAATGACGAATCACCCCACTATGGTGGCAGGAGAGGGGGCTTTTGATACGGAATTAATGAATTTAACTGATGGTATGTTGGTAAGTAAGTCAGGGGCCGAAGGTATTCAATGCGTGGGAAATATTGGACAGAATATGGGGTTAGCAATTAAGGTTTTGGATGGTGCAAAAAGAGCAAAATACGCCACTGCAATTCATGTTTTAAAACAAATGGGGTGGATAACTCCTACAGTAGCGGAAAATTTAGGAGAAATGTTCTTAAGAATTGATGATTATAGAAGGTTGGAAGTAGCAGGGGAATTAACTTTATTATAA
- a CDS encoding HD-GYP domain-containing protein has product MIKCKQVQELSTQEIALPTVSTPSTIMVVDDQPLSLLHAVDLVQYQGYKVVEVNDSRQALKIAFEEQPDVILADVVMPEINGVELTKHLKLEPHTQSIPVLLMSVTEESQLRHQALKAGAEDVVLKPLDHTILYPKLKNLAQQKRLNEVLNQTQKVLLNLATLIKTKSGYDHQSSFQLANLVRGFAEHLELPHSDIEDLVFAAYLHDIGTVNIPDYIFHKHGALTLEEKQIIHQHCVIGEQICQPLHNRPNLLKIIRHHHEKYDGSGYPDGLTMKQIPYLAQVFQLVDIYYALTQNRHYKTTYTPSSALAILEEEVIKGWRNPELWEQFKQFIFLQLSSSCLSI; this is encoded by the coding sequence ATGATTAAATGCAAACAAGTGCAAGAACTAAGCACTCAAGAAATAGCCCTTCCCACCGTTTCTACACCTAGCACTATTATGGTAGTAGATGATCAACCTTTGAGCTTACTTCACGCTGTTGATTTAGTCCAATACCAAGGTTATAAAGTGGTAGAAGTCAATGATAGTCGTCAAGCCTTAAAAATCGCCTTTGAAGAACAACCCGACGTTATTCTGGCGGATGTAGTAATGCCAGAAATTAATGGTGTGGAATTAACTAAACATCTAAAACTTGAACCTCATACTCAATCAATCCCTGTTTTATTGATGTCTGTTACAGAAGAATCTCAACTACGTCATCAAGCCTTAAAAGCTGGTGCAGAAGATGTAGTATTAAAACCTCTTGATCACACTATTTTGTATCCAAAACTAAAAAATCTCGCTCAACAAAAACGCCTCAATGAAGTTTTAAATCAAACTCAAAAAGTTTTACTCAATCTCGCCACCTTAATCAAAACAAAATCTGGTTATGATCATCAATCATCATTTCAGTTAGCCAATTTAGTTAGAGGTTTTGCAGAGCATTTAGAATTACCTCATAGCGATATAGAAGACTTAGTATTCGCCGCTTATCTTCATGATATAGGAACAGTAAATATTCCTGATTATATTTTCCACAAACATGGAGCATTAACATTAGAAGAGAAACAAATAATTCATCAACACTGTGTTATCGGAGAACAAATTTGCCAACCTCTACATAACCGCCCCAACTTATTAAAAATCATTCGTCATCATCATGAAAAATATGATGGTAGTGGCTACCCAGATGGTTTAACGATGAAGCAGATACCTTATTTAGCACAGGTCTTTCAATTAGTTGATATATACTATGCACTAACTCAAAACCGTCATTATAAAACCACTTATACTCCTTCATCTGCCCTCGCTATTCTTGAAGAAGAAGTAATCAAAGGATGGCGTAATCCTGAATTATGGGAGCAATTTAAGCAATTTATTTTTCTTCAGTTATCTTCTTCTTGCTTATCAATTTAA
- a CDS encoding tRNA (5-methylaminomethyl-2-thiouridine)(34)-methyltransferase MnmD, producing MTSFETRITEDGSKTFYSSEFGETFHTKYGAKTEAEITYIKGCRIPEKIKHQNHLRILDICFGLGYNTAAAIDYILKENPRCYIEIIGLELDENVPIQALNNNLLNDWQPAVVDILKELIINKQVISPNFKLSLLIGDARDAITSLVEQNWQGDAIFLDPFSPPKCPQLWTVEFLSLVAKCLNQEGILATYSCSAAVRTALQLAGLKLGANFCIGRRSPGTLASYTEEILPPLSLMELEHLQTRASIPFRDLSLRDTAEIIKKRREKEQLLSNLEPTSKWKKRWFNPKKLRKLTDDNQL from the coding sequence ATGACATCTTTTGAAACAAGAATCACGGAAGATGGTTCAAAAACTTTTTACTCGTCAGAGTTTGGAGAAACATTCCATACTAAATATGGAGCAAAAACGGAAGCAGAAATAACTTATATAAAAGGTTGTCGGATACCAGAAAAAATTAAACATCAAAATCATTTACGTATTCTCGATATTTGTTTTGGTTTGGGTTATAACACGGCGGCGGCTATAGACTATATTCTGAAAGAGAATCCTCGGTGTTATATAGAAATCATTGGTTTAGAATTAGATGAAAATGTTCCCATTCAAGCCTTAAATAATAATCTGCTAAATGATTGGCAACCAGCAGTTGTTGATATTTTAAAAGAATTAATTATTAACAAACAGGTAATTTCACCTAACTTTAAATTAAGTTTATTAATTGGAGATGCAAGAGATGCGATCACATCTTTAGTAGAACAAAATTGGCAAGGAGATGCTATTTTTCTTGACCCTTTTTCTCCTCCTAAATGCCCTCAATTATGGACAGTAGAATTTTTGTCTTTAGTAGCTAAATGTCTTAATCAGGAAGGTATTTTAGCAACTTATTCCTGTTCTGCCGCAGTACGCACAGCCCTACAATTAGCAGGATTAAAACTAGGTGCAAACTTTTGTATCGGGAGGCGATCGCCCGGAACTTTAGCTAGTTATACTGAAGAAATATTACCCCCTCTATCATTAATGGAATTAGAGCATTTACAAACTAGAGCATCAATTCCCTTTCGAGATTTATCCTTAAGGGATACTGCGGAAATTATCAAAAAAAGAAGAGAAAAAGAGCAACTATTAAGCAATTTAGAACCAACAAGTAAGTGGAAAAAAAGATGGTTTAATCCGAAAAAATTGCGTAAATTAACTGATGACAATCAATTATAA
- a CDS encoding DegT/DnrJ/EryC1/StrS family aminotransferase: MKIPILDLKPQYQSLKGEIDSAIASVLESTQFVLGSEVTALETEVADYLGVKHAIGVNSGTDALVIALRALNIGAGDEVITTSFSFYATAESISIVGATPIFADISTTTFNIDTNSILEKITPKTKAIIPVHLYGQPAAMAKIQEIAKQYNLRVIEDCAQAFGAIYYGDCPDCQENYCQQPLRDSLVGKYVGNLGDVGAYSFYPTKNLGAYGDAGMIVTNNDELAELAKMLRVHGSKKNYHNELLGYNSRLDSLQACILRVKLKYINQWNKTRQKVAEIYNQLLVNNENIITPNISKGHVFHQYTIRVINGKRDQLKEYLAQQGIGSMIYYPIPQDQLPVYKDKYFPNPISMKLAEEVLSLPIYPELTQENIEFVAQTINDFFSS, translated from the coding sequence ATGAAAATTCCCATTCTTGATTTAAAGCCTCAATACCAATCCTTAAAAGGGGAAATCGATAGTGCGATCGCCTCTGTGTTAGAATCAACTCAATTTGTTCTAGGTTCAGAAGTAACAGCCCTAGAAACAGAAGTAGCCGATTATTTAGGTGTAAAACACGCTATTGGGGTAAATTCTGGGACAGATGCCTTAGTTATTGCCTTGAGAGCTTTAAATATAGGAGCGGGAGACGAAGTTATTACCACTTCATTTTCTTTTTATGCTACGGCTGAATCTATCAGTATTGTCGGGGCTACACCTATTTTTGCTGATATTTCTACTACCACTTTCAACATTGATACCAACTCAATTTTAGAAAAAATTACTCCGAAAACCAAAGCAATTATACCCGTACATCTCTATGGACAACCTGCCGCTATGGCTAAAATTCAAGAAATAGCCAAACAGTATAACTTAAGGGTTATCGAAGATTGTGCTCAAGCATTTGGTGCAATATACTATGGTGATTGTCCAGATTGTCAGGAAAATTATTGTCAGCAACCCTTAAGGGATTCTTTAGTTGGTAAATATGTGGGTAATTTAGGCGATGTTGGTGCTTATTCTTTCTATCCCACCAAAAACCTAGGGGCATACGGAGACGCAGGAATGATTGTCACGAATAATGATGAACTCGCTGAGTTAGCTAAAATGTTGCGAGTTCACGGTTCAAAAAAGAATTATCATAATGAATTATTAGGCTATAACTCACGTCTTGATAGTTTACAAGCCTGTATTTTAAGAGTAAAATTAAAGTATATAAATCAGTGGAATAAAACAAGACAAAAAGTTGCAGAAATTTATAATCAATTATTAGTAAATAACGAAAATATTATTACTCCTAATATTAGTAAAGGTCATGTTTTTCATCAATATACCATCAGAGTAATAAATGGAAAAAGGGATCAACTGAAAGAATATTTAGCTCAACAAGGCATAGGCTCAATGATTTATTATCCCATTCCTCAAGATCAATTACCTGTGTATAAAGATAAATACTTTCCGAATCCTATTTCAATGAAGTTAGCTGAGGAAGTTTTAAGTTTACCAATTTACCCTGAATTAACTCAGGAAAATATAGAATTTGTTGCTCAAACTATTAATGATTTTTTCTCTAGTTAA
- a CDS encoding tetratricopeptide repeat protein translates to MVNANKKTTPKQVFRRVFVILSGLSFFSFSIFGVIKMLKSPSNANQPQQQETDSAQALLEKEAQGYKLVLQREPDNIFALEKLVQIYLSGGDLASALPSMEKLVSLQPENQSYQEALSFIKQGLAQQNNPSTNTPNPPSQSSE, encoded by the coding sequence ATGGTTAACGCAAACAAAAAAACCACTCCTAAACAAGTTTTTCGCCGAGTTTTTGTTATTTTATCTGGGCTTTCTTTTTTCTCTTTTTCAATTTTTGGCGTTATAAAAATGCTGAAAAGCCCTAGTAATGCCAATCAACCTCAACAACAAGAAACTGATTCGGCTCAAGCACTTTTAGAAAAAGAGGCTCAGGGTTATAAATTGGTTTTGCAAAGAGAACCTGATAACATTTTTGCTTTAGAAAAGCTAGTTCAAATTTACTTATCTGGTGGAGATTTAGCGTCTGCTTTACCCTCGATGGAGAAATTAGTAAGTCTTCAACCAGAAAACCAAAGTTATCAAGAAGCCCTCAGTTTTATTAAACAAGGTTTAGCACAGCAAAATAATCCATCTACAAATACGCCAAATCCTCCTTCTCAATCTTCTGAATGA
- the trpE gene encoding anthranilate synthase component I, with protein MIFPDFSAFSNLVHQGNFIPVYRELVADLETPVSAWYKVCADQPYSFLLESVEGGENLGRYSFLGCDPVWILEARGSQTKQIHRDGRIETFSGNPFNILSQCLETIKPVKLPELPPGIGGLFGYWGYELISWIEPRVTVYPASGESLPDGIWMQVDNLLIFDQVKRKIWAIAYADLRQKHLSLEEIYNQACDKISKLVLKLQLPLPVSAKPLEFNPPPKTQKNPRIQYKSNTSKEAFCANVEKAKEYIKAGDIFQVVISQKLQSNYQGHPFELYRSLRLINPSPYMAYYNFHGWQLIGSSPEVMVKAEKTNDGKTKAVVRPIAGTRPRGKNYQEDQFLAQDLLNDPKERAEHVMLVDLGRNDLGRVCVKGSVEVDELMVIERYSHVMHIVSNVVGELAGDYCAWDLLKAAFPAGTVSGAPKIRAMEIINELEPERRGPYSGVYGYYDFEGQLNTAITIRTMVVETLSGKENHLVSVQAGAGLVADSDPDKEYQETLNKARGLLEAISSLS; from the coding sequence ATGATTTTTCCCGATTTTTCTGCATTTTCTAACCTTGTTCATCAGGGAAATTTTATTCCTGTTTATCGAGAATTGGTAGCGGATTTAGAAACCCCTGTTTCTGCTTGGTATAAAGTTTGTGCAGATCAACCTTATAGTTTCTTATTAGAGTCAGTAGAAGGTGGGGAAAATTTAGGAAGATATAGCTTTTTAGGATGTGATCCTGTTTGGATACTAGAAGCAAGAGGAAGTCAGACCAAACAAATTCATCGTGATGGTAGAATCGAAACTTTTTCAGGAAACCCCTTTAACATCCTTTCTCAATGTTTAGAAACCATTAAACCTGTTAAATTACCAGAGTTGCCTCCCGGTATTGGTGGACTATTTGGCTATTGGGGTTATGAATTAATTTCTTGGATTGAACCACGAGTCACTGTTTATCCTGCCTCTGGGGAAAGTTTGCCCGATGGTATTTGGATGCAGGTAGATAATTTATTGATTTTTGATCAAGTTAAAAGAAAAATATGGGCGATCGCATATGCAGATTTAAGACAGAAACATTTAAGCCTAGAAGAAATCTACAATCAGGCTTGTGACAAAATTTCCAAATTAGTTTTAAAACTACAATTACCTTTACCCGTTTCCGCAAAGCCCCTTGAATTTAACCCTCCCCCAAAAACTCAAAAAAATCCCCGCATTCAATACAAAAGCAACACCAGTAAAGAAGCCTTTTGTGCCAATGTGGAAAAAGCTAAAGAATACATTAAAGCAGGAGATATTTTTCAAGTAGTCATTTCTCAGAAATTACAATCTAATTATCAAGGTCATCCTTTTGAGTTGTATCGCTCCTTACGTTTGATTAACCCTTCCCCTTACATGGCTTACTATAACTTTCACGGATGGCAGTTAATCGGCTCTTCTCCCGAAGTAATGGTTAAAGCAGAAAAAACCAATGATGGCAAAACCAAAGCCGTAGTCCGTCCCATTGCAGGAACACGTCCAAGGGGCAAAAACTATCAAGAAGACCAATTTTTAGCCCAAGACTTACTTAATGATCCCAAAGAAAGGGCAGAACACGTCATGTTAGTAGATTTAGGCAGAAATGACTTAGGCAGAGTCTGTGTAAAAGGAAGTGTGGAAGTCGATGAATTGATGGTTATTGAACGTTATTCCCACGTAATGCACATAGTTAGTAACGTTGTGGGAGAGTTAGCAGGGGATTACTGTGCATGGGATTTATTGAAAGCGGCTTTCCCTGCTGGTACAGTCAGTGGAGCACCTAAAATTCGGGCAATGGAAATTATTAATGAACTTGAACCCGAAAGAAGAGGTCCTTATTCTGGGGTTTATGGTTACTATGATTTTGAAGGGCAGTTAAATACTGCTATTACCATTAGAACGATGGTTGTGGAAACTCTTTCTGGGAAGGAAAATCATTTAGTATCTGTTCAAGCTGGAGCAGGTTTAGTCGCCGATTCAGATCCAGACAAGGAGTATCAAGAAACTTTGAATAAAGCTAGAGGTTTGCTAGAGGCGATTAGTAGCTTAAGCTAA